AGGACGACGAACAGCGCGGCGATGTTCGCCCATGACAGCGGCAGCAGGAACTGGAAGAGGAAGCGCATGGGCCCCGCGCCGTCGAGCTGCGCTGCCTCGGCGAGCTCGTTCGGGATCGTCATGTAGAACTGTCGGAAGAGGAAGGTCGCCGTCGCCGAGGCCATCAGCGGGATGGTCAGCCCCTGGTAGGTGTTGATCCAGCCGAGGGTGCCGACGACCTCGTACGTGGACATGATGCGGACGGGCACGGGGAGCATGAGCGTGAGGAAGATCATCCAGAAGCAGAACATACGACCGCGGAAGTCGAAGTAGACGATGGCGAAGGCCGACAGCATGGAGATGACGATCTTGCCCACCGCGACCGTCACGCCCATGACGAAGCTGTTGAAGAGCATCCGGCCCATGTGGGCCTTGCGCCAGGCCTCCGCATAGTTCTCGAGCAGATGCGAGGACGGGTAGAGCCGCGGCGGCCGCTGGACGACCTCCTGGATATCCTGGGTTGAGATCACGAAGGCGTAGTAGAGCGGGAAGACGACCACGGCGATGCAGGCGATGAGCAGCGCGTGGACGATCGCACTCTGCCGCGGGAACGGCTTCTTGCTCGGTGCGGCGACCGCGCCGGCCCGCACCCGCGCCTGCTCGAGCTGCCCAACGCCGACGGCGTTCACCGATATGTCACTTTCTTCTCGGCATACTTGAACTGCAGCATGGTCAAGCCGATCACCAAGGCCATCAGGATGACCGACTGCGCCCCCGAGGAGCCCGCGTTGAGCCCAATGAAGCCGTCCTTGTAGGCTTTGTAGACCATGATCATCGTCGCGTCCCCGGGCCCACCTTTGGTCACGGCGTCGATGACGCCGAAGGACTCGAAGAAAGCGAAGACCATGTTGAGGACCACGAGGTAGAAGGTGATGGGCGAGACCAGCGGGAAGGCGATTTTCGTGAAGCGGCGCAGCGGCCCCGCCCCGTCAACGTCGGCCGCCTCGAGCACGGCACCGGGGATGGCGAGGAGCCCCGCGACGAAGAAGGCGATGTTGTAGCCGAGGTGCGTCCACGCGGTCGCCGTCACCACGAGGGCCATGGCGACCCAGCCCTTCAGCAGCCAGTTGAACTCGTAGGCCGTGATGAAGGACAGGAAGTACGGCAGGACGCCGTACGTGGGGTGAAAGATGAAGAGGAAGATGATGCCCGACACCGCCGGCGCGATGCCGTACGGCCAGAGCAGCAGCGTGCGGTACGCCGAGAGACCGCGGATCTTCTGGGTGGCGAGCGCCGCCATCAGCAGGGACCCCGCGACCGCGAGCACGGTCACGCTCCCGGCGAAGACCAGGGAGTTGACGACGCTCCGGTAGTAATCGGGGTCGCCCAGGAGCTTGGCGAAGTTTTCGAGCCCGATGAAGCGCGTGCTGTCGCCGAAGGGATTCACGCGGTAGACCGACAGCTGGAGCGACTTGAGCGCCGGCCAGAAGAAGAACAGGACGGTGACCGCCATCTGCGGGAACACCAGCAGGTATGGCAGCCACCGGCTCCTGAAGACCGTCCGCTGCATGCCGTCGCGCCCCCGCGGCTACTGCTTGTTAGCCGCCGCGAACTCCTTCAGGATCTCGTTGGACTTGGCGACAGCGTCGTCCAGTCCCTGCCTGGTCGTCTTCTTGCCCGCGAAGATGTTTTCCATCTCCGCCTCGATGACGTCGCGGATCTGGACGAAGTTGCCGAGCCGCAGCCCCTGGCTGTTCGCGGTCGCCTTCCCCTTGGTCAGCTGTGCGAACGCCGTGTACTGGTCCGGGTACTTCTTGAAGTGATAGCCCGCCTCGAGGTTCTTCACGGCGGTGTTGGAGATCGCGAGGTAGCCGGTCGTGACGTGCCACCACATCTGCTGGTTGGGCTCCGAGATGAACTTGAGGAACTTGGCCGTGCCGCGGTTCTCGGCGGCCGGCTTGCCCTTCATCACCCAGAGAGTCGCGCCGCCGATGATGGAGGTCGCCTTGGTGTACGGCGGGCCCCAGAACGGAAGCTGTCCCGTCCCCCACTGAAACTTGACGCCCCGGGTGAAGCCGCCGATGAGCGCCGAGGACTGGATGTACATGGCGCACTCGCCGTTGATGAACTTGGGATCCGCGATCCCCTGCCGCCCGCCGTAGGAGTACACGTTGTCCTTCTGCCAGGCGGCCAGCTGGCCGATGTGCTTGAGGCCGAACTCCTTGTTGATGAGGAGCTGGACGTCGAGGCCCTCGAAGCCGTCGCGCTTGGTCGCGAAGGGCTGGTCGTGCCAGGCGTGCATGTTCTCGACCATCGTCCACGAGGGCCAGCCGGTCGAGAAGCCACATTTCGCGGCGCCCGACGCGATAATCTTCTTCGAGTATTCCTCGACCTGCTTCCAGGTCTGCGGCGGCTTCGATTGGTCGAGCCCCGCCTTCTGGAAAGCGTCCTTGTTGTAGTAGAAGATCGGCGTCGAGGAGTTGAACGGCATGGAATAGAGGTTGCCGTCCTTCGAGTAGTACCCGACGACCGGCGCGATGAAGTCCTTCCACTCGACCGCGATCTCCTGCTCCTTCATCAGCTGGTACACGGGGAGGACCGCGCCGGAGAGCAGCATGGTCTGCGTGCCGACCTCGAAGACCTGGACGACGTGCGGCGCCTGCTTCTGGCGGTAGGCGGCGATGGCCGCGGTCAGCGTCTCGGGATAGGTTCCCTTGCGGAGCGGCT
The window above is part of the Candidatus Methylomirabilota bacterium genome. Proteins encoded here:
- a CDS encoding ABC transporter permease subunit; translated protein: MQRTVFRSRWLPYLLVFPQMAVTVLFFFWPALKSLQLSVYRVNPFGDSTRFIGLENFAKLLGDPDYYRSVVNSLVFAGSVTVLAVAGSLLMAALATQKIRGLSAYRTLLLWPYGIAPAVSGIIFLFIFHPTYGVLPYFLSFITAYEFNWLLKGWVAMALVVTATAWTHLGYNIAFFVAGLLAIPGAVLEAADVDGAGPLRRFTKIAFPLVSPITFYLVVLNMVFAFFESFGVIDAVTKGGPGDATMIMVYKAYKDGFIGLNAGSSGAQSVILMALVIGLTMLQFKYAEKKVTYR
- the ugpE gene encoding sn-glycerol-3-phosphate ABC transporter permease UgpE, with translation MVHALLIACIAVVVFPLYYAFVISTQDIQEVVQRPPRLYPSSHLLENYAEAWRKAHMGRMLFNSFVMGVTVAVGKIVISMLSAFAIVYFDFRGRMFCFWMIFLTLMLPVPVRIMSTYEVVGTLGWINTYQGLTIPLMASATATFLFRQFYMTIPNELAEAAQLDGAGPMRFLFQFLLPLSWANIAALFVVLFIFGWNQYFWPILITNTEAMRTVVIGLEELIPRSGTELPTWNLIMAGAIMALLPPVAVILFMQRWFVKGLVESEK
- the ugpB gene encoding sn-glycerol-3-phosphate ABC transporter substrate-binding protein UgpB, whose protein sequence is MPRNTTLLRSAAWACALWAVIALAPAPASAKTEIHFWHAMTGQLVDATNELVKQFNESQSEYEVKPLRKGTYPETLTAAIAAYRQKQAPHVVQVFEVGTQTMLLSGAVLPVYQLMKEQEIAVEWKDFIAPVVGYYSKDGNLYSMPFNSSTPIFYYNKDAFQKAGLDQSKPPQTWKQVEEYSKKIIASGAAKCGFSTGWPSWTMVENMHAWHDQPFATKRDGFEGLDVQLLINKEFGLKHIGQLAAWQKDNVYSYGGRQGIADPKFINGECAMYIQSSALIGGFTRGVKFQWGTGQLPFWGPPYTKATSIIGGATLWVMKGKPAAENRGTAKFLKFISEPNQQMWWHVTTGYLAISNTAVKNLEAGYHFKKYPDQYTAFAQLTKGKATANSQGLRLGNFVQIRDVIEAEMENIFAGKKTTRQGLDDAVAKSNEILKEFAAANKQ